The following coding sequences are from one Lolium rigidum isolate FL_2022 chromosome 6, APGP_CSIRO_Lrig_0.1, whole genome shotgun sequence window:
- the LOC124660842 gene encoding UDP-D-apiose/UDP-D-xylose synthase-like — translation MSSSSSAPAPASGRVDLDGAPVAPLTICMIGAGGFIGSHLCEKLMAETPHTVLAVDVYCDKIRHLVDPAPPHLAGRISFHRLNIKNDSRLEGLIKMADLTINLAAICTPADYNTRPLDTIYSNFIDALPVVKYCSENSKRLIHFSTCEVYGKTVGSFLPKDHPLRKEPEFFVLTEDESPCIFGPIVKQRWSYACAKQLIERLIFAEGAENDLEFTIVRPFNWIGPRMDFIPGVDGPSEGVPRVLACFSNNLLRREPLKLVDGGEVQRTFLYIKDAIEAVVLMIENPAQANGHIFNVGNPNNEVTVRELAEMMTEVYANVSGEPPLEEPVIDVSAQQFYGEGYDDSDKRIPSMTLINKQLGWNPKTPLKDLLETTLTYQHKTYKEAVKTQMSQASASS, via the exons atgtcgtcgtcgtcctctgcGCCGGCACCGGCCAGCGGCAGGGTGGATCTGGACGGCGCGCCCGTGGCGCCGCTCACCATCTGCATGATCGGCGCCGGCGGCTTCATCGGCTCCCACCTCTGCGAGAAGCTGATGGCCGAGACCCCCCACACCGTGCTCGCCGTCGACGTCTACTGCGACAAGATCCGCCACCTCGTCGACCCGGCcccgccgcacctcgccggacgcaTCTCCTTCCACCGCCTCAACATCAAGAACGACTCACGACTCGAGGGCCTCATCAAGATGGCCGATCTG ACGATAAACCTGGCGGCGATCTGCACGCCGGCGGACTACAACACGCGGCCGCTCGACACCATCTACAGCAACTTCATCGACGCGCTCCCTGTG GTCAAGTACTGCTCGGAGAACAGCAAGCGTCtgatccacttctccacgtgcgaGGTCTACGGCAAGACCGTCGGCAGCTTCCTCCCCAAGGATCACCCCCTCCGCAAG GAACCTGAATTTTTTGTGCTGACAGAAGATGAGTCACCCTGCATTTTTGGTCCAATCGTGAAACAGAGATGGTCCTACGCATGCGCAAAGCAGCTTATTGAGAGGCTCATATTTG CCGAAGGTGCAGAAAATGACCTCGAATTCACAATTGTGAGGCCTTTCAATTGGATTGGACCAAGGATGGACTTCATTCCGGGCGTTGATGGTCCCAGTGAGGGTGTTCCTCGGGTTTTGGCCTGCTTCAGTAAC AATCTCCTCCGCAGAGAACCCCTGAAGCTTGTTGATGGCGGCGAGGTCCAGAGAACTTTTCTTTACATCAAGGATGCCATTGAAGCTGTTGTTTTGATGATT GAAAACCCTGCTCAAGCCAACGGTCATATCTTCAATGTTGGTAACCCCAACAATGAAGTAACAGTTAGGGAATTGGCTGAGATGATGACAGAG GTCTATGCTAATGTCTCAGGAGAGCCGCCACTGGAGGAACCTGTGATTGACGTGAGTGCGCAACAGTTCTACGGTGAAGGGTATGATGACAGCGACAAGAGAATCCCCAGCATGACCCTGATCAACAAGCAGCTAG GGTGGAACCCAAAGACCCCTCTCAAGGATCTGCTGGAGACTACGTTGACCTACCAGCACAAGACGTACAAGGAGGCCGTCAAGACACAAATGTCGCAGGCCTCAGCATCGAGTTAG
- the LOC124666485 gene encoding uncharacterized protein LOC124666485 has protein sequence MGNAASGPEQARKAEADGGAEGVGPPSTVRFFPSAAQHTARQPPPIKLEEEDVPPPPGTAGEEEDMAPRNLWQVYALGAFIVLRWGWAKWKESKDRDDSADGQSPDGSS, from the exons ATGGGCAACGCCGCAAGCGGGCCGGAGcaggcgaggaaggcggaggccgacggcggcgcggagggcgTAGGCCCGCCGTCGACGGTGCGGTTCTTCCCCAGCGCCGCGCAGCACACGGCGAGGCAGCCTCCGCCGATaaagctggaggaggaggacgtgccgccgccgcccggcaccgcgggCGAGGAGGAGGACATGGCTCCCCGCAACCTCTGGCAG GTGTACGCCCTCGGAGCATTCATCGTCCTGCGATGGGGCTGGGCCAAGTGGAAGGAGAGCAAGGACAGGGACGACTCCGCGGATGGCCAGTCGCCTGATGGCTCGTCCTAG